The sequence actgataataaaacttctaggttaatggtgaaaacaTTCTCcaccgttagggacacccagagttacatgaagagttACATgaagttacatgaagaagaggagagggaggagggagatagagatgagcacgaggagaaaagggggactcaagaggagagagacagatctacgcagttctctgttcccagagtgttctccgtagcccagacacccacagagattcacagaattggattgggaagagaaggttgagggaggaaatagaggtgatctgagggagaaaacggagagtcaaaagtgggagtgattaatcaacacactcctgagtaaaaatgggtactgaatattggattcttaaatgaccaaaattaatatcaaatactgaaaaacaaacattaaaaatcgagagtagaggttagactcttaaaagtacaatattaaaaaacagaaacaaaagcacagagaattttagaaatatatatgaagtttggtttaaaaaatagggcctcttccttttttttttttttttttttgcaaggttatagtgaaatgaaagtgaaaattaaggagtaatagaggagtaattgaggactttaaaagaaaataagagaaaaaaatttaaaaagaaaataaaatttttctaattaaaaaaatagtaaaaatataggaaaatgaaagttaaggagtaaaggaggagtaatagggagttttaatagaaaagacaaaaaattaaaaaaaagaaaagagggccgccgccgcccgccagTGTCCGCCTGTGTCGCGTCGGGGCCCAGAGGAGccattggggtgggggggggtccgGGCCGAGGCCCGCTCGTGTGGAGGTCGCCACCGCCGCTGCCCGCCCGCTCGCCTGTCCGTCTGTCCTCCCTCCCGGTCGCCATCATGCTGGCGCTCATCTCCCGCCTGCTGGACTGGTTCCGCTCGCTCTTCTGGAAGGAGGAGATGGAGCTGACGCTCGTGGGGCTGCAGTACTCGGGCAAGACCACCTTCGTCAATGTCATCGCGTCAGGTCAGTTCAGTGAAGATATGATACCTACTGTGGGCTTCAACATGAGAAAAGTAACTAAAGGTAACGTCACTATAAAGATTTGGGACATAGGAGGACAACCCCGCTTCCGGAGCATGTGGGAACGGTACTGCAGAGGAGTCAATGCTATTGTTTACATGATAGATGCTGCAGATCGTGAAAAGATAGAAGCCTCTCGAAATGAACTACATAATCTTCTAGATAAACCGCAGTTACAAGGAATTCCAGTGCTAGTACTTGGAAACAAGAGAGATCTTCCTAATGCGTTGGATGAGAAACAGCTAATTGAAAAAATGAATCTGTCTGCTATTCAGGATAGAGAAATTTGCTGCTATTCAATTTCTTGCAAAGAAAAGGATAATATAGATATCACACTTCAGTGGCTTATTCAACATTCAAAATCTAGAAGAAGCTGAAGCATCTCCTGAAGTCTTCCAGTCCTTCCTGGCTCTAATCCTAGAATTATTGTCCGTTCCTCTGAAGTACTTCCCAGAATACGGTCCTTCCTAAACCCAAGAAATTGCctttttcagagtttatttctcATGTGCACTGCTGAAGATGTATATCCCTAATCCTTCATAAAGAATCAGCTAGAGTTGTCATGATAAagtcaacacacacaaaaagacttCCTATATACTTGTCTTTAACAGTGtgtagagctttttttttttttttttaaaaaaaaaaccaaacacactTTTGACCATCTTAAATCAAGAAAAATTGCATACTTCTGTTCTGGTCTTTCTGGGCCAGGTTTTTCTATTCGTTTTCAGTAAATGTCTATCTATGATATTTCATTATAGAGTCCAGTAGCTTAATACTGATACTGACTTGATACAGCATGATGTTTCTAGTGCCACACACAGTATTTAGCAAACCTTTAGCTTGACTCGTGGGATAGAAACATAATGTTTATATATCTCACAAATGCATGTGAAATGTATAACTACAccttaggaatttttaaaaatggtctgcAAAGAGTGAGCAGAGGCACCAGATCAATGTTGTTATTGGTTCTTTACACTGGGAAGATCTTAGGCAATGAATTTTAAACACATTCTGCTCTGTGAGAATTCTTCATCTCCAGAAAGCAGTTGGGGGTACGGGAGGAACTGAGGCATGCTGTTTTGTATCTGTCCAGATCAttacttctgtattttttctccttttttttctcctggttcaACACACTTTTTTAAGGGGTTGGGAATTGAAGATTTTCTCAAAAGCTTTCATGAATTTAGAGCATTCCAGCCAATATAATAAAACGTGTTAAGAATGTCAGACTGTTCACACACctatttgttctttctctgtccaGTTATTAAACCAGTGTTGCTGCATGACACTCTAACTCTTGACTTTTTATATTCAGTCATAAAGTTGACTTTCAGCACAATAGATACTTAGagataaatagaaaatcttatttttctctcttaccGACACAAGCTTTGTCACTGTTCTGTCCGGTGCCCTTGGACATCCTGACTATTGTGACAACTCTAGAGCTGCCTGCTCTCTCTGAGGTCACGATGCCCAGTCCGCAGGTTGTTGAATAATCACACAGAGCGGAGGAACCAGTGCCGTCTCTTGTTTGCCTCTGTGCTACAGAGATGTGTCCAGACTTCCATGAACATGTTTGGTAGCTTAGTGATCTCCATACACATAAAGGGACATATGAAAACTGGATCACTTGTGAATCGTTACTTACATAGCCCTCTGTAGTAGCTAAAAGTCTGTGGTACACCTGCTTATGTGTTGCCTCACACTGtgtgtgattttgtttcttttgttaagCAGCACTCATGTAGACAGTGCATTTCCAAATGTGTTGAGCACTCAGAGTGCAGTCAGCCGTCAGTTCTTTTAATGATAGCAGTTTTACTTTACAGACTGCCATGGCCTTAAAAATATTCTGTACAAAACACCGCACCGTGTTGCACAGACACTACTTGCTTTCCTCCACTCACGTTTTATGAGTAGAACCtcagcttttaaaattctgttcttaCTCTTTGATGCATGTTGCATACTTCCCTGATGGGATGGATGGTTCTGTAAACAAAGGGATATGTAAACTTGCTACTGTATCTCAACACCGTTAATGGTCACTGTGAACCATTACCAAGAATGTGGCAACTTGCTTGTGCCTAAAAGGAGGAACCAGAACTAGACTGTGTGACTTTGCGGGGACCGCATAGGTTCGTTTAATTGACCTACAGCTGAACCGtaatgtgtttgtgtgtctctTCATTGCTTCCAGCATTTCAAGACATCCAGACACTACTACCAACATTTTCCTGTGCATTAACTTCTGCATGTGAAACCTAACAGTTACTGAACTTTGTAAATAcgtgaatttttttaatttaggtggatgcatttttttgtctgtttactGCTCTTCTCAGCTTTATTCAATAAACTTGCATTTTGAGGGTTGTATTGACAGTTTGAACTTAAAATATGCATCATGATGGAACGTGCTGACACATTGGAAAGGGGTTGGAAAGGTACCATGAACACAGTCTATAGACCATGTGCTAGAAAGAAATCAGCTCAGCTTTCAAAGAAGTGGGTCTGTGGGCCAGTTAAAATTGAAATAAGCACTTAAGTATTCATAGGACTGACACTGCGATTtgtggggtgggatggaggcaATGATATCACttgtactgggcttccctggtggctcagtggtaaagaatccactcccAATGCGGAGACTTAGGTTTGGTCCCTAAGTCGAGAAGATCTTGTAAACTGTCATAATACACCAAATTTAGGACTTTTTGAAAATAAGTGGCAAGAGCTAGTTAAACATTTTGtaatccagtttttaaaatcgtaacaaaactattaataaactgaaattacacgaaaaaaaaaaaaaaaagaaaagaaaagaaattttttaattaaaaaaaaagtaaaaatatatctaggaatttgtctggagctgttgcggtcagtgtgggttcggttcagtttctgatagctcctcattccagcttacacatctcaatatctataggcccttccagtgtagtcggtgttacctacagggattttaatctgttgcaccagtcccttctgaagcggttccctttgtttatttggcttctgtttgccggtctcttcagtgtctaatttccgccctgacacagaggggcggaggtggtctcttgtttaggttcactggttcagtcctgctgcggggagggaggggcgctgcagacaaatgtcactggcgtgtgcGGGGAGTACTCGCACAAGTGCTCCGCACTCGAAAcccagtgttccggccacactgggtttgccctcgctcacgggtgtgtgctctccccgtctacactgctcaggctcccggctgctctatatggagtctgccctgcattgcgtgcggttccagttttcgggtactccacaaaagcgcagactcggttgggcctgcgttttgtgccttcccccgccggagcagctcaggcagccaggagcttgatgggcgccctctccccgggtgcggtgcaccttctcccctccgaggtcccagcctcagtttccgcaccTGTTCTCGGGGGCGGCCTTTAGCCGCGACCCTTCCGGCAGATGTCGatcatccagaatctcaggaagtctttggttagaacctgggagcctgtttgcagtttggtagggatgccgtctctggggccgaactggcccctttcccctcccccctgcctcctgcctccgctgggggatgggccggtccgccgCCTGCTAgatcttctctggaattgctcactCCCTTtattctgcgaacggccggctgtgtgttcgggccggttaattttctctctctctctctcttgctatcccacagtttaagttgctgtctCAAAAAggctccctctgattgccctcagggcactcaggcctggtccttaccctaagcaatgccacccgctcctctccgttctgcccccacttgctggtggcagatgtgggcatctggggtacttttctgctgggagttccTTTTAGgcttgtaatctgtgggttttatttatttttcctcccagttaggttgccctccgagattcgaaacttcccccagacccaccagtgagagtgtttcctggtgtttggaaacttcctctattacgactcccttcctgggaggggtctccatccctagctcttttgtctctctttttatcttttatattttgtcctacctccttttgaagaagatgggctgcttttctgggtacctgatgtcttctgctagcggaCAGAAgctgttttgtgaagtttgctcagcattcagatgttctttcaatgaatttgtaggggacaaaatggtctccccgtcctatccCTCCACAATCTTAGCTCCTCCCTCCTGAACAGATTCTTAACATACCTCTGCAGACAGAAGACCAAAACAGACTTGGTGCACCATGGCCAAGCAATGGAGGACACGCTTCTGGTCACAAATCACACTTTGTGAAATTAAAGATGGGTTGTCGCCACACTAGCAGAAGCATGGCAGCTTTCATCCCCGAGGTCTAGCCCGGTCCCTGGAGAGTTTCTAGGATCACCTAAACCCAGTAATTGATAGCTGTGACTGCTTTCTATCTTCTTAGCTTCTCCCCTACTCTTAACCTTGAAAGTGACTTTTCTTTCTACCATTCTTTTCTGCCATCTCTTTCTCACAATCCACTCCACAAAAAGGCTCAAGGAGTAAGAAGGAAGGAGGACGTGACCTGTGAATAAAAGTAGAGGACTTTGTCCTTCTCCTCTCGGCCTCTCCTTTGCTCTTCTTTCCTCTCATcccccttctctgtctctcttttcatctttctctttccttctcccttgttGTCTTGATGTATGTGTTTttttcacactcacacacacatgcacactttctGTTCAAGATTAAGATTATAAACATTCCACTTTAATTAATTTTCATCTATTTAATTTTATacactattttattatatttttattgatctataaataaatgcttaattttaaaaaggaaagaacaaagcAGTGAATAAAAGAATAGTGTGTACAATGGAAAAAAcacaacttctttaacaagtggtgctgggaaaactggtcaaccacttgtaaaagaatgaatctaga comes from Cervus elaphus chromosome 1, mCerEla1.1, whole genome shotgun sequence and encodes:
- the LOC122701426 gene encoding ADP-ribosylation factor-like protein 8B codes for the protein MLALISRLLDWFRSLFWKEEMELTLVGLQYSGKTTFVNVIASGQFSEDMIPTVGFNMRKVTKGNVTIKIWDIGGQPRFRSMWERYCRGVNAIVYMIDAADREKIEASRNELHNLLDKPQLQGIPVLVLGNKRDLPNALDEKQLIEKMNLSAIQDREICCYSISCKEKDNIDITLQWLIQHSKSRRS